The following proteins come from a genomic window of Kitasatospora sp. NBC_01246:
- a CDS encoding ATP-binding protein: protein MTTAPKDQSADPTARQIVPPEERYAAELEFLAAHDTGPRPPGWRLTPRAVVTFVMGSGGEKLKAGRRSLAVEQKFVGERALVERCVVTLAGERGLLLVGEPGTAKSMLSELLAAAVCGTSALTVQGTAGTTEDQLKYGWNYALLLAKGPSRDALVPSPVLTAMTTGAVARVEEVTRCLPEVQDALVSLLSERRIAVPELAGSPDGQLHAAAGFTLIATANLRDKGVSEMSAALKRRFNFETVGPIGSLAAEVELVRRQSTAAVARAGAAYAVDDAVLEALVTAFRDLRTGRSTEGWDVERPSTVMSTAEAVSVATALGVSAAYLPDGGDLLGRLPGQLIGVVRKDDPADAARLLGYWDGPVRRRAEQGAATWRMLWDLRSALEA from the coding sequence ATGACCACCGCCCCGAAGGACCAGTCCGCCGATCCGACGGCTCGGCAGATCGTCCCGCCCGAGGAGAGGTACGCCGCCGAACTGGAGTTCCTGGCGGCCCACGACACCGGCCCGCGCCCGCCCGGCTGGCGGCTCACCCCGCGCGCCGTGGTCACCTTCGTGATGGGCAGCGGCGGCGAGAAGCTCAAGGCCGGGCGGAGGAGCCTGGCCGTCGAGCAGAAGTTCGTCGGCGAGCGGGCGCTGGTCGAGCGCTGCGTGGTCACCCTCGCCGGGGAGCGCGGTCTGCTGCTCGTCGGCGAACCGGGCACCGCGAAGTCGATGCTCTCCGAACTGCTCGCCGCCGCGGTCTGCGGCACCAGCGCGCTCACCGTCCAGGGCACCGCCGGTACCACCGAGGACCAGCTGAAGTACGGGTGGAACTACGCCCTGCTGCTGGCCAAGGGCCCCAGCCGGGACGCCCTGGTGCCCTCGCCGGTGCTCACCGCGATGACCACCGGAGCCGTCGCCCGGGTCGAGGAGGTCACCCGCTGCCTGCCCGAGGTGCAGGACGCCCTGGTCTCGCTGCTCTCCGAACGGCGCATCGCGGTACCCGAGTTGGCGGGCAGCCCGGACGGCCAGCTGCACGCCGCGGCCGGCTTCACCCTGATCGCCACCGCGAACCTGCGGGACAAGGGCGTCAGCGAGATGTCGGCCGCCCTCAAGCGGCGGTTCAACTTCGAGACGGTCGGCCCGATCGGCAGCCTCGCGGCGGAGGTCGAGCTGGTCCGCCGGCAGTCCACCGCCGCGGTCGCCCGGGCCGGTGCCGCGTACGCGGTGGACGACGCCGTGCTGGAGGCACTCGTCACCGCCTTCCGGGACTTGCGCACCGGCCGCTCCACCGAGGGCTGGGACGTCGAGCGCCCGTCCACCGTGATGAGCACCGCCGAGGCCGTCTCGGTGGCCACCGCGCTGGGCGTCAGCGCCGCCTACCTGCCCGACGGCGGCGACCTCCTCGGCCGGCTGCCGGGGCAGCTGATCGGCGTCGTCCGCAAGGACGACCCGGCCGACGCCGCCCGGCTGCTCGGCTACTGGGACGGCCCGGTCCGGCGCCGTGCCGAACAGGGCGCGGCCACCTGGCGGATGCTCTGGGACCTGCGTTCGGCCCTGGAGGCGTGA
- a CDS encoding vWA domain-containing protein has translation MTTSSAVTGLSGAGGAGLRGPGTPGDHDDPRGVVEAEAARLAASGAGRPGPFLIGVRHHAPSLSAVVPALLDAARPEVVLVELPAEFQPWLDWLADESTRAPVALAAAPDGSGDGPGEGPAGLAFYPFADFSPELAALRWARRNGVPALTCDLPLARRAEARRASGDTVHDGRPGVAAALRHRLTGRDDDDDLWDRLVETAAPGSTPEAVRRAALLVGWAMRRDAADGAGVDPYDLRREAWMRARIRAAGADGRRVAAVIGAFHAPALLDDAAAAGPDPDGGPAENGDHVVSLIPYTYPLLDARSGYPAGIRDPEWQHTVLDAGGDPERLADALTGTAVRICQALRTQDHPSGPADAREIVRLAGDLARLRGLAAPGRGELVEAVQTVLAQGEPLGRGRAVARALERVLVGTRTGRAAPGAPRSGLAPAVEAALTELGLPGPGDSAETAPRELRLDPLRSALDRRRDLLLHRLTACGVPYGEPVAGLGAGGTETLGARWRVQWSPTVAAMLTVAGTRGVTPAQAAEGALRERLRREQQADGPTAREVVQGLADAAACGLPALADTRLAQLTAVLPQSGTLPELLDALALLDRLAAGHIPGLAPEARRDPSAPATADRTEPAAPPGERAGPIEPGGRAVALASAAELLTDAAVRQLEGLGGSDDPADARALVELARRADLSGGVRLAHTLTELADGGSPLVRGAAGAVRVLLGQDGPSAFGGRAASWVDGATDTGTRHALGRSLVGLLTAAEGLFSTAPEALEPVLERVTALSDTAFLDRLPALRGGFDTLAPAARDRLLTLVEERLGSRLQALPDAVPPTLLAAWARADLAARAALERRGLLPERPTAPMAEPTAGPLAAPGRSDRPADELVGGSAGDVPATAGGPAVEPAPGRLAAADHPGRTAHLAVPTDGGHPAPGQAVQPFHGPGTDVGPAPKPAAHVPAPASAGQGLAPAERWRLLLGRPGGGGLGGRAARLATALDELYGTGHGEGSGPGLDGRGGAGGNRGGREAPYPGVREWSEELTALFGPGIREEVLAAAVGQGRADALDAIDPGAVRPSVDLLRTVLEHAGGLPEARIAGLRPLVRRLVSELTRELATRLRPALTGISVPRPSRRPGGGLDLHRTIRANLATARPARPGDPEAGTVIVPERPVFRTRARLAADWRLILVVDVSGSMEASTVWAALTASILAGVPSLSTHFVAFSTEVVDLTERVEDPLGLLLEVRIGGGTHIASGLKYARELVTVPSRTLVAVISDFEEGGPIGGLLTQTRALVDSGCHLLGCAALDDTGTARYSKAVASQLVAAGMPVAALSPLELARWVGEKVR, from the coding sequence ATGACGACGAGCAGCGCGGTGACCGGACTCTCCGGAGCCGGAGGAGCGGGCCTTCGCGGCCCCGGCACGCCCGGGGACCACGACGACCCGCGCGGGGTGGTCGAGGCGGAGGCGGCGCGATTGGCCGCCTCGGGAGCGGGCCGCCCGGGGCCGTTCCTGATCGGGGTGCGGCACCACGCCCCCTCGCTCAGCGCGGTGGTGCCCGCGCTGCTCGACGCGGCCCGGCCCGAGGTGGTCCTGGTCGAGCTGCCCGCCGAGTTCCAGCCCTGGCTGGACTGGCTGGCCGACGAGTCCACCCGGGCGCCGGTCGCCCTCGCGGCCGCCCCGGACGGCTCCGGGGACGGTCCGGGCGAGGGGCCCGCCGGGCTCGCCTTCTACCCGTTCGCGGACTTCTCCCCGGAGCTCGCCGCGCTGCGGTGGGCCCGTCGCAACGGCGTCCCGGCCCTCACCTGCGACCTGCCGCTCGCCCGGCGGGCCGAGGCCCGCCGGGCGAGCGGGGACACCGTGCACGACGGCCGCCCCGGCGTCGCCGCCGCGCTGCGGCACCGGCTCACCGGGCGGGACGACGACGATGACCTCTGGGACCGCCTGGTCGAGACCGCCGCCCCCGGGTCCACCCCGGAGGCCGTCCGCCGCGCCGCGCTGCTGGTCGGCTGGGCGATGCGCCGCGACGCGGCGGACGGCGCCGGGGTCGACCCGTACGACCTGCGACGCGAGGCCTGGATGCGCGCGCGGATCCGGGCCGCCGGGGCCGACGGGCGCCGGGTCGCCGCCGTCATCGGGGCGTTCCACGCGCCCGCGCTGCTCGACGACGCGGCGGCCGCCGGGCCCGACCCCGACGGCGGCCCCGCGGAGAACGGCGACCACGTCGTCTCGCTGATCCCCTACACCTACCCCCTGCTCGATGCCCGGTCCGGGTATCCGGCAGGCATCCGAGACCCCGAGTGGCAGCACACGGTGCTCGACGCGGGCGGCGATCCGGAGCGGCTCGCCGACGCCCTGACCGGCACCGCGGTGCGCATCTGCCAGGCCCTGCGCACCCAGGACCACCCGTCGGGTCCGGCCGACGCCCGCGAGATCGTCCGGCTCGCCGGGGACCTCGCCCGGCTGCGCGGGCTGGCCGCCCCCGGCCGGGGCGAACTGGTCGAAGCCGTGCAGACCGTCCTCGCCCAGGGGGAGCCGCTCGGCCGCGGCCGGGCCGTCGCCCGCGCGCTGGAGCGCGTCCTGGTCGGCACCCGGACCGGCCGGGCCGCGCCCGGCGCCCCGCGCAGCGGCCTGGCACCCGCCGTCGAAGCGGCCCTCACCGAACTCGGCCTCCCCGGGCCGGGCGACTCCGCCGAGACCGCCCCCCGGGAACTCCGGCTGGACCCGCTGCGCTCGGCCCTCGACCGCCGCCGCGACCTGCTCCTGCACCGCCTCACCGCCTGCGGCGTCCCCTACGGCGAACCGGTGGCCGGGCTGGGCGCGGGCGGCACCGAGACCCTCGGCGCCCGTTGGCGCGTGCAGTGGAGCCCGACCGTCGCCGCGATGCTGACGGTCGCCGGCACCCGTGGCGTCACCCCGGCCCAAGCGGCCGAGGGCGCGCTGCGGGAGCGGCTGCGCCGCGAGCAGCAGGCCGACGGCCCGACCGCCCGCGAGGTGGTCCAGGGCCTCGCCGACGCCGCCGCCTGCGGACTGCCGGCGCTCGCCGACACCCGCCTCGCCCAGCTCACCGCCGTCCTCCCGCAGAGCGGGACGCTCCCCGAACTCCTGGACGCACTGGCCCTGCTGGACCGCCTCGCCGCCGGTCACATCCCGGGCCTCGCCCCCGAGGCACGGCGGGACCCCTCCGCACCGGCGACCGCGGACCGGACGGAGCCGGCCGCGCCGCCCGGGGAGCGGGCCGGGCCGATCGAGCCCGGCGGCCGGGCCGTCGCGCTCGCTTCGGCCGCGGAGCTGCTGACCGACGCGGCGGTGCGCCAGCTGGAGGGGCTGGGCGGGTCCGACGACCCCGCCGATGCCCGGGCCCTGGTGGAGCTGGCCCGCCGGGCCGACCTGTCCGGCGGCGTGCGGCTCGCCCACACGCTGACCGAACTCGCCGACGGCGGGAGCCCGCTGGTCCGGGGAGCGGCCGGGGCCGTGCGGGTCCTGCTCGGGCAGGACGGCCCGAGCGCGTTCGGCGGCCGCGCGGCCTCCTGGGTCGACGGAGCCACCGACACCGGGACTCGTCATGCCCTCGGCCGATCGCTGGTCGGTCTGCTGACGGCGGCGGAGGGGCTCTTCTCCACCGCGCCCGAGGCGCTCGAACCGGTGCTGGAGCGGGTCACCGCCCTGTCCGACACGGCGTTCCTGGACCGGCTGCCCGCACTGCGCGGCGGCTTCGACACCCTCGCCCCGGCCGCGCGGGACCGGTTGCTGACACTGGTCGAGGAGCGGCTGGGCAGCCGTCTGCAGGCCCTGCCGGACGCCGTTCCGCCGACGCTGCTCGCCGCCTGGGCCCGCGCGGACCTCGCCGCCCGGGCCGCCCTGGAACGACGCGGGCTGCTCCCGGAGCGACCCACCGCCCCGATGGCCGAGCCGACTGCCGGACCGCTGGCCGCACCCGGGCGCTCCGACCGGCCGGCGGACGAGCTCGTCGGCGGGTCCGCCGGCGATGTTCCCGCGACGGCCGGTGGCCCGGCGGTCGAGCCGGCGCCCGGGCGGCTCGCGGCGGCCGACCATCCCGGCCGGACGGCTCACCTCGCCGTGCCCACCGACGGCGGACACCCCGCCCCCGGGCAGGCCGTCCAGCCCTTCCACGGCCCGGGAACGGATGTCGGGCCGGCTCCGAAGCCCGCTGCGCACGTCCCCGCTCCCGCGTCCGCCGGGCAGGGGCTCGCGCCGGCCGAGCGGTGGCGGTTGTTGCTCGGGCGGCCGGGGGGCGGAGGCCTCGGGGGGCGTGCGGCCAGGCTCGCGACCGCGCTCGACGAGCTGTACGGCACCGGGCACGGGGAGGGGTCCGGGCCCGGGCTGGACGGTCGGGGCGGGGCGGGCGGCAACCGGGGCGGCCGTGAGGCCCCGTACCCGGGCGTGCGCGAGTGGTCCGAGGAGCTGACCGCGCTGTTCGGGCCGGGCATCCGCGAAGAGGTGCTCGCCGCCGCCGTGGGGCAGGGCCGGGCCGACGCGCTGGACGCGATCGACCCGGGTGCCGTCCGCCCCTCCGTCGACCTGCTCCGGACCGTGCTGGAGCACGCCGGTGGCCTGCCGGAGGCGCGGATCGCCGGGCTGCGTCCACTGGTGCGGCGCCTGGTGTCCGAGCTCACCCGGGAGCTGGCGACCAGGCTCCGACCGGCGCTCACCGGGATCAGCGTGCCGCGGCCGAGCCGGCGGCCCGGCGGCGGGCTCGACCTCCACCGGACGATCCGGGCGAACCTCGCCACCGCGCGCCCGGCCCGGCCGGGGGATCCGGAGGCGGGCACGGTGATCGTCCCGGAACGGCCGGTCTTCCGGACCAGGGCCCGACTGGCGGCCGACTGGCGGCTGATCCTGGTGGTGGACGTGTCCGGGTCGATGGAGGCGTCCACGGTCTGGGCGGCGCTGACCGCCTCGATCCTGGCCGGGGTGCCCTCGCTGAGCACCCACTTCGTCGCCTTCTCCACCGAGGTCGTCGACCTGACCGAGCGGGTGGAGGACCCGCTCGGCCTGCTCCTGGAGGTCCGGATCGGCGGCGGCACCCACATCGCCAGCGGGCTGAAGTACGCACGCGAGCTGGTGACCGTGCCGTCCCGGACGCTGGTCGCGGTGATCAGCGACTTCGAGGAGGGCGGACCGATCGGCGGGCTGCTGACGCAGACCCGCGCGCTGGTCGACTCCGGCTGTCACCTGCTCGGCTGCGCCGCGCTCGACGACACCGGGACGGCGCGTTACTCGAAGGCGGTCGCGAGCCAGCTGGTCGCGGCCGGAATGCCGGTGGCGGCGCTGAGCCCGCTCGAACTGGCCCGCTGGGTGGGGGAGAAGGTCCGATGA
- a CDS encoding MarR family winged helix-turn-helix transcriptional regulator, producing MGIHDDAAEIRACGWRTLAALHGLIDAALEKALQSEHQLSVVEYTVLDALSRQDGWHMRMQQLARAAALSSSATTRLVTRLEDRGLLSRFLCVDDRRGIYTELTPQGRQLLEAARPVHDATLEATLAKATDAPELAPLVRALEELKLTPAAATVPAAV from the coding sequence ATGGGTATCCACGACGATGCTGCCGAGATCCGCGCCTGCGGCTGGCGTACGCTCGCCGCTCTGCACGGCCTCATCGACGCCGCGCTGGAGAAGGCGCTCCAGAGCGAGCACCAGCTCTCGGTGGTCGAGTACACGGTGCTGGACGCGCTCTCGCGGCAGGACGGCTGGCACATGCGGATGCAGCAGCTGGCCCGGGCCGCGGCCCTGAGCAGCAGCGCGACCACGCGCCTGGTGACCCGCCTGGAGGACCGCGGCCTGCTCAGCCGTTTCCTCTGCGTGGACGATCGGCGCGGCATCTACACCGAGCTGACCCCACAGGGCCGCCAACTGCTCGAAGCCGCCCGGCCGGTGCACGACGCCACCCTGGAGGCGACGCTCGCCAAGGCCACCGACGCGCCGGAGCTGGCCCCGTTGGTGCGGGCCCTGGAGGAACTCAAGCTCACCCCGGCGGCGGCCACCGTCCCGGCCGCCGTCTGA
- a CDS encoding sensor histidine kinase: MPGISAPRPGHRAGRSGSLRRSLLALVLVPCLGLAATWGYALSLLRGTGHRTALAVVSAAVAVVLLWSLTRGIRLARSVSARLRDLRADTLSIARHEIPQVVGRLRAGESVPPPPAWIPARRLGDELHQTAEGLSAVRTAALTAIVHQAQGREGTKKVFLNIARRTQILLHRQISMLDALEREHEDPGLLRELFAVDHLATRMRRNAENLVILGGALPARRWRNAVPVVNVLRSAVSETENYSRVVVKGIPRVALGGQAVADVIHLIAELIENGTTFSPPYTKVQVSAQEVPRGLAVEVEDRGLGMCRDEYEQLNAYLADPPELDVSALGDDLRLGLFVVARLASRHHIQVTLRSSPFGGTRAVVLLPSALLERMEQTPSVAGLPPGARVTRPPVVAQADRSGDDGNGDGGNGDGGSGEEPAAPEELTAGAPPAPPAAGSPIPGLPDAVVVPRASSWQPSAPHASPTRASSPWQDDNPFGAASGGGADAGVPEGAPPEGARPNDAPSDGAPSDRAPSDGGAVAGEASAGPRDANPRDALWDGVVESHPADPATRTHEGVQEVPSDHGLEGHPRVPPVLPRRVRKTGPAQQRPDEV, translated from the coding sequence ATGCCAGGCATATCGGCCCCGCGCCCGGGCCACCGCGCCGGCCGGTCCGGCTCGCTCCGCCGCTCTCTCCTCGCCCTCGTGCTGGTCCCCTGCCTCGGCCTCGCCGCCACCTGGGGCTACGCCCTCTCCCTGCTGCGCGGCACCGGCCACCGGACCGCCCTGGCGGTCGTCAGCGCGGCCGTCGCCGTCGTGCTGCTCTGGAGCCTGACCCGCGGCATCCGGCTGGCCCGGTCGGTGTCCGCCCGGCTGCGCGACCTGCGGGCCGACACCCTCTCGATCGCCCGGCACGAGATCCCCCAGGTGGTCGGCCGGCTCCGGGCCGGCGAATCCGTGCCGCCACCGCCCGCCTGGATCCCCGCCCGGCGCCTCGGCGACGAACTCCACCAGACCGCCGAGGGGCTCTCCGCCGTCCGCACCGCCGCGCTCACCGCCATCGTGCACCAGGCCCAGGGGCGGGAGGGCACCAAGAAGGTCTTCCTCAACATCGCCCGCCGCACCCAGATCCTGCTCCACCGCCAGATCAGCATGCTGGACGCGCTGGAGCGCGAGCACGAGGACCCCGGGCTGCTGCGCGAGCTGTTCGCGGTCGACCACCTCGCCACCCGGATGCGGCGCAACGCCGAGAACCTGGTCATCCTCGGCGGCGCGCTGCCCGCCCGGCGCTGGCGCAACGCCGTCCCGGTCGTCAACGTGCTGCGCAGCGCCGTCTCGGAGACGGAGAACTACTCCCGGGTGGTCGTGAAGGGCATCCCGCGCGTCGCGCTCGGCGGCCAGGCCGTCGCCGACGTCATCCATCTGATCGCCGAGCTGATCGAGAACGGCACCACCTTCTCCCCGCCCTACACCAAGGTGCAGGTCTCCGCGCAGGAAGTCCCCCGGGGGCTGGCCGTCGAGGTCGAGGACCGCGGTCTCGGGATGTGCCGGGACGAGTACGAGCAGCTCAACGCCTACCTGGCCGACCCGCCCGAGCTGGACGTCTCCGCGCTCGGGGACGACCTGCGGCTCGGCCTCTTCGTGGTGGCCAGGCTGGCCTCCCGGCACCACATCCAGGTCACCCTGCGGTCCTCCCCCTTCGGGGGGACGCGGGCCGTGGTGCTGCTGCCGTCGGCGCTGCTGGAGCGGATGGAACAGACCCCGTCCGTGGCCGGCCTGCCGCCCGGCGCCCGGGTGACCCGGCCGCCGGTGGTGGCGCAGGCCGACCGGAGCGGGGACGACGGGAACGGGGACGGCGGGAACGGGGACGGCGGGTCGGGCGAGGAGCCGGCGGCCCCGGAGGAGCTGACCGCGGGCGCGCCCCCGGCTCCCCCGGCGGCCGGCTCGCCGATCCCCGGGCTGCCCGACGCGGTGGTCGTCCCCCGGGCCTCGTCGTGGCAGCCGTCGGCGCCGCATGCCTCACCGACGCGGGCTTCGTCGCCCTGGCAGGACGACAACCCGTTCGGCGCGGCCTCGGGCGGGGGTGCGGACGCCGGTGTTCCGGAGGGCGCTCCTCCGGAGGGGGCCCGCCCGAACGACGCGCCTTCGGACGGCGCCCCTTCCGACCGCGCCCCTTCGGACGGCGGCGCGGTAGCCGGGGAGGCGTCCGCCGGACCGCGGGACGCGAACCCTCGGGACGCCCTGTGGGACGGCGTGGTGGAGAGCCACCCGGCCGACCCCGCCACGCGTACGCACGAGGGCGTCCAGGAGGTCCCGTCGGACCACGGACTCGAAGGGCACCCCCGCGTCCCGCCCGTCCTCCCCCGGCGGGTCCGCAAGACCGGCCCCGCGCAACAGAGGCCGGACGAGGTGTGA